In Aquiflexum balticum DSM 16537, a single genomic region encodes these proteins:
- a CDS encoding TIGR00341 family protein — protein sequence MKSITLIFDQNREEEVDDLILPLFENNIKIKIAYKDFRNFKFTETDFLVCYLSDEQLREFLDEIIENHWKIGFLPHPEMKEGRQGFGISSNLEAAVENILQTEEVLEVDVLMANGKPVLNKLIIGNTFSLMYGSGVKTGFFAKLYGRMRNFFRSFRKVKLHPYTICWSTGSEEDKEKSIETAALGMVIVQHGKSSILSRRIIEDSSPNDGLMHCLVLAPKSVWEIIKFGFYSIFKSKSRSTLPEYVAHIKTDKIRISSEKSVNFAVDEILLSAKEIELESLPKALGIVPGSLLETKKEVEKKRVFKVQNLPSGELKSELLNRYLPLTNHATTEEFKWLFTALRENSQVSQSYLVLMSISTVIATFGLFGNSSPVIIGAMILAPLMSPIISLSMGVLRQEEKLIKESLKTIAFGLAISYVFAILITWLTPLNSANSEILARIRPNLLDLGIAAASGVAGAYAHAKKEIAKTLAGVAIAVALVPPLAVSGIGLGWGDWSIFWGALLLLGTNLAGMVLAAAMTFLLLGFSPFRLARKGLLISLFFVALISAPLGFGFSKMVKENKIIQRLSEAEIPQGKFRNVRVIRIKPMRISLTIISEKPLDFEELNEVKNEIIDIVGQEVELEISVGIVL from the coding sequence ATGAAATCGATCACGCTTATTTTTGACCAAAACAGGGAAGAAGAAGTTGATGATCTGATTTTGCCACTTTTTGAGAACAACATAAAAATCAAGATTGCCTATAAAGACTTTAGGAATTTTAAGTTTACAGAGACTGATTTTTTGGTTTGTTATTTGTCTGATGAACAGCTTCGTGAATTTCTGGATGAAATTATAGAAAACCATTGGAAGATCGGTTTTCTACCACATCCTGAAATGAAAGAAGGGAGACAGGGCTTTGGGATTTCTTCCAATCTTGAGGCGGCTGTAGAAAATATCCTTCAGACTGAAGAAGTTTTAGAAGTAGATGTGCTTATGGCCAACGGAAAGCCTGTATTAAACAAACTAATCATTGGCAATACTTTTAGTTTGATGTACGGCTCGGGGGTAAAAACAGGTTTTTTTGCCAAATTATACGGCAGAATGAGGAATTTTTTTCGCTCATTCAGAAAGGTAAAACTGCATCCCTATACCATTTGTTGGAGTACTGGTTCAGAAGAAGACAAAGAAAAATCCATAGAAACAGCGGCCTTGGGCATGGTGATCGTGCAGCATGGCAAAAGTTCTATTTTGTCCCGGCGGATCATTGAGGACTCCAGTCCAAATGATGGTTTGATGCATTGTTTGGTCTTGGCACCCAAAAGTGTCTGGGAAATCATCAAATTCGGTTTTTACAGTATTTTTAAGTCAAAATCCCGAAGTACACTACCAGAATATGTTGCCCACATCAAAACAGATAAAATCAGAATCAGTAGTGAGAAATCCGTGAATTTTGCCGTGGATGAGATTTTGTTGAGTGCAAAAGAGATCGAACTTGAATCCCTTCCCAAAGCCTTGGGAATTGTTCCCGGGAGTTTGTTGGAAACCAAAAAGGAGGTTGAAAAGAAAAGGGTCTTTAAAGTGCAGAATCTTCCAAGTGGGGAGTTAAAGAGTGAGCTTTTGAACCGCTATCTGCCATTAACCAATCATGCCACAACGGAGGAATTCAAATGGCTTTTCACTGCTTTGAGGGAAAACTCCCAGGTCAGTCAAAGTTATCTGGTCTTAATGTCCATTTCTACTGTTATTGCCACTTTTGGACTTTTCGGGAATTCCTCCCCTGTTATTATCGGAGCTATGATTTTGGCGCCATTGATGTCCCCAATCATATCTCTTTCAATGGGAGTCTTGAGACAGGAAGAAAAATTGATCAAGGAAAGTCTGAAAACCATTGCATTTGGCTTGGCCATCAGTTATGTTTTTGCCATTTTGATCACGTGGTTGACACCACTTAATTCTGCTAATAGCGAGATACTTGCCCGAATTCGACCAAACCTTCTGGATTTGGGAATAGCGGCAGCTTCCGGTGTTGCCGGAGCCTACGCCCATGCCAAAAAAGAAATTGCAAAGACTTTGGCAGGGGTAGCTATAGCAGTTGCATTGGTCCCGCCATTGGCTGTATCAGGAATTGGACTTGGTTGGGGCGATTGGTCGATATTCTGGGGAGCTTTGCTTTTGTTGGGGACCAATCTTGCAGGAATGGTATTGGCTGCCGCAATGACCTTCTTATTACTTGGTTTCAGTCCTTTCAGGTTAGCCAGAAAAGGCTTGTTGATTTCTTTGTTTTTTGTTGCCCTAATAAGCGCTCCATTGGGATTTGGATTTTCCAAGATGGTGAAAGAAAATAAAATCATTCAGCGATTAAGCGAAGCAGAAATTCCCCAAGGAAAATTCCGCAATGTGAGGGTGATCAGAATAAAGCCCATGCGGATATCACTTACTATTATTTCTGAAAAACCTCTTGACTTTGAAGAACTGAATGAGGTCAAAAATGAAATAATAGATATTGTAGGGCAGGAAGTTGAGCTGGAAATTTCTGTAGGTATAGTACTCTAA
- a CDS encoding 2Fe-2S iron-sulfur cluster-binding protein, with amino-acid sequence MVKFTVEDHEGTRKEIEAPDDMGLSLMEILKAYEYPILATCGGMALCATCHVEVLEGEDELGTASDAELDQLENLPEYFPTSRLACQVRISSILEGAIIKLRGEDN; translated from the coding sequence ATGGTAAAATTCACTGTAGAAGATCACGAAGGCACCCGAAAGGAAATTGAAGCTCCCGATGATATGGGACTGAGCCTAATGGAAATATTGAAAGCATATGAATATCCGATATTGGCTACTTGCGGTGGGATGGCGCTTTGTGCTACCTGTCATGTCGAGGTTTTGGAAGGAGAGGATGAACTAGGTACAGCCTCGGATGCTGAATTGGATCAGTTAGAAAACCTACCGGAGTATTTTCCTACTAGTAGATTGGCTTGCCAAGTTCGAATCAGTTCCATTTTGGAGGGCGCAATTATCAAACTCAGAGGCGAAGATAATTAA